GTCCGTCAAGTTGATGCGATGTGCCGGCGACGGTCACGCTATGTTCCTGCATCGCTTCGAGGAGCGCAGACTGAGTTTTGGGGGTCGCACGGTTGATCTCGTCAGCCAAGACGACGTTGGCAAATAGAGGCCCACGCTGGAACTGAAATTCCTTTTGGCCGTCGTTGCCTTCGACCAAAATGTTAGTCCCGATCAGGTCAGCCGGCATCAAGTCTGGGGTGAACTGGATTCGGCTAAATGGCGCCTCGAGGACTTCGCTTAGTGTCCGGACCAACAGTGTTTTCCCAAGTCCAGGGACGCCTTCGAGCAAGACGTGTCCGCCCGCGATCATCGAGATGAGGACACCGTCAACGATCGGCTCTTGGCCAACGATTCGCTTGGCAACTTCATTGCGCAGTTTCGCAAATTCATCGCGGAAGTGACTCAGTTCGCTGCGGAATTCGTCTTCAGATAGTTGCATTCGCGATTTTCCTGTCAGTTCAGAACGTCGACTTGAAGTCGTCTCTCGGGTGGCAAGCTCTATTGATAACCTGTTGGTTGGTCAGATGCAAAGGATTTGGCTTGGCTGTTAGACAAACCGTCTGAAAAACTCTTTTGTGGCTAAAGTCAGTGAAGTCGGCTTTAGTGCTTGGAAAGCTGATAAACTGCCGTTCCTACGGGCTTGATGTGATCCGCTATGCGGGTGCGCTAATCGGTGAAAAGGTTTTTCGTTGGTGCTTGGACAGTTCTTAGGTTGTTTCGCTTTTCGTCCCTCGAATAAGCAAGGTTTCTGTCCAGCCAAGTTGTGCAGTTCAATCTAATTCCCAAAAGGCGATGCGATGAAAAAGGTCTTGGCTTTGGCGGTCATGGTGTCCTTCGTGCTTGCGATTGGTAATGCAGACTGTTTGGCAAAAGATCGTGAGGAGGCGGTGCGTGGCGATAAACGCCGCGTCGAAGCCGAAGGGTTTTGGATGTATAACGAAATTCCCGGTGCGATCGAAAAAGCAAAGGAAACCGGCAAGCCGATCGTTGTGGTGCTGCGTTGTTTGCCTTGCGAAGAATGCGTCAAACTGGACGATGAGCTTGTGGACAACGATCCCGTCATCCGACCCTTGCTGGAACAGTTTGTTTGTGTTCGCCAAGTCGGAACAAATGGATTGGACCTCAATACGTTCCAGTATGACACTGACCAGTCATGGGCTGTCTTCTTTTTAAATGCGGACAAAACGATCTATGGACGTTTTGGTACTCGATCTCACCGCACCGAATGGTACGGCGACGTCTCTTTGAAAGGCCTTGCCAAAGCCTTGCAGGGGGCGCTTTACTTGCACAAAAACTTGGACCGGTATCAATCGGCCTTGGACGGTAAACGCGGCGAACCGCTGGAGGTTGCGTCGCCGGAGCAGTATCCGTCGCTCAAAGATCGCTATACCGATTCGCTTGACTACAAAGGCGATGTTGTCAAAAGTTGCATCCACTGTCACCAGATCGGTGATGCGCAGCGTGAGTACTACTGGAGTTCCGGTAAAGCGATTCCGGATAAAGTCTTGTGGCCATATCCCCATCCCAAGTCGTTGGGGATGGTGATGGATCCGAACGAGATGGCAACGGTAAAGTCGGTTGATCCCGATTCGATCGCTTATCAAAGCGGGTTACGTGAAGGTGATCAGATCCAGCGTTTGGATGGACAGGTGCTGTTGTCGATCGCGGATTTGCAATGGGTTCTGCACAACGTCAACCCTGACGGAGCGTCCGTGGCGATGCAAATCAATCGAAACGGAAATCAAGAGAGCCTGACGTTGGATTTGCCAGCAGGATGGCGTAAGGCAGGCGACTTGTCATGGCGTGTTTCGACTTGGGGCCTGCGGCGAATCGGCGGCGGCGGAATGGTGATCGGCGATCCTCAGGGGGACGGCTTGTTGGTCAAGAATGTCGGCCAGTATGGAAAGCATCGCGCGGCTAAAGATGTCGGGATCCGAAAAGGCGACATCTTGCTTTCCTATGACGGACGTCAGTTTGACCGTGAGCAGGACATGCTGACCTACGTTGTCAAGGAAAAACGCGCTGGCGACAAAGTCGATGTCAAAGTCCGTCGCGGCGGCAAAGAGCTGACCTTCCGGTTGCCGATTCAGGAGTAGCGTGTTGCCTTCATCGCGTTGTTAAAATAAACAAAGGCGAGCAAAGCAGTGATGCCTTGCTCGCCTTTAATCTTTTGATGATTGCCCTACAGTCAAACGCGGTGAAGTTTCGGCTGTCTCATCGCCACGTATGTTGTCCCAGTTAGTTTGGTAACTGAAAGTTTGAAGGCAACGCAAATGTGTTCGCTGGACCTGCAGCCGGATTGCTTGCCGGCTGAGAAGCAGCACTGGTCGGCTGCGCGGGAGCTTGAGCGGGTGCGGCGGTTGCTGCCGGAGCTGCCGTTGGCTGTGTAGCCGGAGCGGTCGCTGGTTGGGTGGCTGGGACGCGATAGGATGCGGCACCAACGTTGGTGGCTTGTCCGCCTGTTGAAACCGCTTGAACAGCAGGGCCGGTCTGATCGGTCAGCGACGCGATAGCCGCGTCTGCGCCAGCTCCTGCCGGTTGAACCGAGCCTGGCATATTCCCGATTTGGGCAAGCAACTGTTTGGAACGCTCAACCGCACGCTTGGTCGCCGGATCGGTTTCGGCTTGCGGCGAATAGGTGAGCGACTGATTCAGGTGGCGAGTCGCTTCGGTAGCTTGACCGCGTTTGTGGTGCAGGTAAGCCATGTTGAAGTGGGCAACTGCAGGCGAGTTGTTCGCTGCCAAGACGTTAAACGCGCCTTCGGAATCACCTGATTCGAATTTCACACTGGCCAAATTGTTGGCGTAGCGAGACGATCCGGGAGACAGCTTCAGGGCCTGTTCGATGGTCGATGCCGCAGCGCCATGATTACCCAGCTTGCTGAGGGTTAGGCCAAGGTCATTGTAAAGGCCGGCGTCGTTGGGGTTATGCTTGATCGCTTTGCCAAAATACTCCGCTGCCTTTTGGTAGTTGTTTTGGCGGAAATGCAGCCGAGCGATGTGTGCCAGTGCGGCTGAATCGTTGGGGTTCTTTTGCAAGGCTTTGGCATAGCTTTCCATTGCCTTTTCGTAGTTGTTGGCCGATTCCCAAAGGCGACCATTGGCAACGAAGACTTCCGAGGTCACTTCGGCTTTGTGTGCCAAGCTTGTTGGGTCGGTTGCATCGCCATTTTCGACATCAGGGCTGCTTGGGGCCGACTTGCCGAACCAGCCTGCGACAGTGTCTTTTGACTTG
The Stieleria sp. JC731 genome window above contains:
- a CDS encoding tetratricopeptide repeat protein — encoded protein: MSGRTKRRNRLASALTLTMAIGCTGISGCTSGSVGRVASLNPFSKSTSTASEESSWTSAPKNVATSIAGGAKSAATKSKDTVAGWFGKSAPSSPDVENGDATDPTSLAHKAEVTSEVFVANGRLWESANNYEKAMESYAKALQKNPNDSAALAHIARLHFRQNNYQKAAEYFGKAIKHNPNDAGLYNDLGLTLSKLGNHGAAASTIEQALKLSPGSSRYANNLASVKFESGDSEGAFNVLAANNSPAVAHFNMAYLHHKRGQATEATRHLNQSLTYSPQAETDPATKRAVERSKQLLAQIGNMPGSVQPAGAGADAAIASLTDQTGPAVQAVSTGGQATNVGAASYRVPATQPATAPATQPTAAPAATAAPAQAPAQPTSAASQPASNPAAGPANTFALPSNFQLPN
- a CDS encoding Trx7/PDZ domain-containing (seleno)protein, translating into MKKVLALAVMVSFVLAIGNADCLAKDREEAVRGDKRRVEAEGFWMYNEIPGAIEKAKETGKPIVVVLRCLPCEECVKLDDELVDNDPVIRPLLEQFVCVRQVGTNGLDLNTFQYDTDQSWAVFFLNADKTIYGRFGTRSHRTEWYGDVSLKGLAKALQGALYLHKNLDRYQSALDGKRGEPLEVASPEQYPSLKDRYTDSLDYKGDVVKSCIHCHQIGDAQREYYWSSGKAIPDKVLWPYPHPKSLGMVMDPNEMATVKSVDPDSIAYQSGLREGDQIQRLDGQVLLSIADLQWVLHNVNPDGASVAMQINRNGNQESLTLDLPAGWRKAGDLSWRVSTWGLRRIGGGGMVIGDPQGDGLLVKNVGQYGKHRAAKDVGIRKGDILLSYDGRQFDREQDMLTYVVKEKRAGDKVDVKVRRGGKELTFRLPIQE